The window CGAAGTAGCCGGGGAAGATCGTGAGGAGGTCGAACCTCATGCGTCGAGCAGGCCTGCCGGCGGGTCGAGCACCACGAGCCGTTTCTCGAGGTCGACGGAGACGACGATCGGCTCGACGAACGGGACGTCCCTTTCTCCGGATGCGGTGAGGAGCGTGAGGAGTGAGCGCCCGCCGAGCTCCTCCAGCGCCGTCACGAGCCCGAGCTCCCGCCCGGACCGGTCGACGGCCCGACAGCCCTCGAGGTCGAAGTGGTAGACGAAACCGGCCGGGCGCGGGACCTCGCTCCCCTTCGGGACTGCGATGTCCAGACCCCGGAGCGCGTCCGCATCCGTACGGGAGGAGACGCCCTGGAACGTCAGGAGGAGGCGTTCTCCGTTCGGGCGGACGGCGGAAACGACGAGCGAACGGCGCTTCCCCGCCGCATCCACTCCGACGACCGCGAGGCCGGGGACGAACCGCTCGGGGAAATCGGAGAGGACCTCGACGCTCATCTCGCCGCGCAGGCCGTGCGGCCGCGCGAGCCGGCCGACGACGACGAGGTCCTCCGGCGTCACGGGACCGCGCCCGTCAGGCCTTCGGGCGGGCCATGAGCTTCTGGACCGTCTCCGAGGCCGAAGCGCCCTTGGCGATCCAGGCCTTCGCCTTCTCGACGTTCAGGTCGAGAAGGGGCGGGTTCTTGGTCGGGTCGTAGTAGCCGAGCTCCTCGAGGACCTTGGCGGTCGGGGTGCTCCGGCTGTCGGAGACGACGATGCGGTAGGCGGGGGCATTGGAGCCGCCGGTGCGGCGGAGTCGGATCTTCAGCATTGGTTTCCTTTCGGCGCGGTTTCCACGGGGCCTTCCGGCTCAGAATCGGAGCCGGGAAGCGCCCTTCATCAGCTTCTTCATTTCGAGATACTGCTTCAGCAGCTGGTTGATGTCCTGGACCGAGGTCCCCGAGCCGCGCGCGACCCGGAGCTTGCGGCTCCCGTTCAGGAGCTTCGGGTCGTTGCGTTCCTGGGCGGTCATCGAGTCGATCATCGCCTCGAGGTGCTTGGTCGCGTCGTCCTCGATCTGCAGGTCGCGCAGCTGCTTGAACGGCCCGACCTTCGGCAGGTGCCCGACGAGCGTCGAGAGCGGTCCCATCTTCTTGAGCTGCCGGAAGTGGTCTCTCAGGTCGTCGAGCGTGAACTCGTTCTTCCGCAGGCGATCGACGGCACGCTGCGCGGCCTTCTGGTCGGCCTCGGAGGAGACCTTCTCGATGAGCGTCATGACGTCGCCCATCCCGAGGATCCGGGAGGCCGCCCGGTCGGGGTGGAATGGCTCGAGGTCGGCCGGCTTCTCTCCGATGCCGGCGAACTTGATCGGCCGCCCGACGACGGTGGCCAGCGAGAGTGCGGCGCCGCCGCGGGCGTCACCGTCCAGCTTCGTCAGGATGACTCCCGTCAGCGGGAGGCGGTCGGAGAAGGCGCGGGCCGACAGGACGGCGTCCTGACCCGTCATGGCGTCGGCCACGAAGAGGATCTCGTCGGGGTCGCAGGCCTCGCGGATCCTGGCGACCTCGCCCATGAGCGACTCGTCGACGTGGAGACGCCCGGCCGTGTCGACGATGGCCACGTCCCATCCGAAGAGCTTCGCTTCCTTGACGGCCGCCTTCACCCGGGTCACGGCGTCCGTCTCCCCCTTCGGGTCGAAGCACGGCAGGCCGTTTTCCTTGCCGAGGGTCCGGAGCTGCTCGGTCGCCGCGGGGCGGTGGACGTCGGCCGGGACGAGGAGGACCTGCCGGCCGAGCTTCTTCTTCAGGTGGAGACCGAGCTTGGCCGCCGTCGTCGTCTTCCCCGAACCTTGCAGGCCGACGAGGAGGATGACCGACGGACGCTTCTTCAGGTTCAGCGTGACGGCCGCCCCGCCGAGGAGGCCGACGAGCTCGGCCTGGACGATCTTGAGGACCTGCTGGGCCGGGGCGAACGCGGTCAGGACCTCCTGCCCCACGGCCTTCTCCCGGACGCGCTGCATGAAGCCCTTGACGACGTCCAGGTGGACGTCCGCCTCCAGGAGCCCGATACGGATCTCCTTGAGGGCCTCGTCAACGTGGAATTCCGTCAGGTGCCCCTCGCCACGGAGCCCCTTCATCACACGCTGCAAACGGTCGGACAGTGAGTCGAACATCGCCCGAAGTCGCTCAGTCTAGCCGCGGAGGGGGGACCGGTCAAACCCGTCGGCCTGGCGGGAGATCCTCCGAAAAGGACGGGACTTGACAGACCGATCGAAAGTCCCTATCTTGCCCTCGAAGCTCGGGCGAAGAAATTCGTCGACGCTAAGGGTGTGGCGATCGGCAGTGACCTCTAGTCAGATCGCCATGGCACACCCCCAACCGTCCCGACCCTCAGGCCGGTCCGAAGCCGAACCCGATAGATCGAACCAGAAAGAACGTTGATCGAATTCGCTGAGAAACAGCGATCGAACCCCGGATAGAAAGAAGGAGAAACCATGAAGAAGATCCTTTCCGTCGTCGCCCTCATCGCCGTCTCCGCCTCCCTCGTCGCCTGCGGCGGCGAGAAGAAGGAAGCTGTCCCCGCCGAGGCGCCCGCCGTCGTCGAGGAGCCCGCCCCGGCCGTGACCGAGACCGGCACCACGACCACCACGGAGACCGCCCCCGTGACCACCGAGACCACCACGACCACGACCACGACCGAGACCGCCCCGGCCACGACCGAGGCCGCCCCGGCCAAGTAAGCGGTTCGAACTTCGAACCCGGAAGGCGCCCCGCTCTCGCGGGGCGCTTTTCTTTTCGGGCGTCCCCCCGGGGAGACACGCTTCTGGCAGAACGTTTGCGAAACTGCGTTCGGCCCTTGGGGCCGGAGGAAAACATGAGCCGGAACGTCACGACCCTTGCCGCCGCGATTTTCGCCGTCGCCGCCCTTGGCGCCACGCCCGCCAGGGCGGACTCGATCGCCTCGACCGTCTCCTACCTCCCCGTCGCAGACATCGAGGGGGCGACGGGCTCCTGGCGAACCGACGTCTGGATCTTCAACCCCGACACGACCCTGGAGAACGAGGTCGACCTCTACTTCACCCCTGCGGGGGTGGACGGAACGAACCTCGATGGCATCCGGATCACTCCGCCTCTGGCTCCCCGTGAGTCCGTGTCGCTGGCCGACATCCTTTACGAGTACTTTGGAAAGACCGGCACCTACGGCGTTCTCGAGGTCCGCGCGACCTCCCCGGTCATGGTCACGAGCAACACCTACAACGTGGCCGGGAGCGCGCCGGGGACCTACGGGCAGTACTCGCCGGGCCAGCCCGACCGCAACGCCCTCGGCTTCGACGACTCCGTCTTCGGCGACCTCTACGTCACGGGTCTCACGAACGACGGCAACCTCCGGACGAACGCCGTCGTCATCAACCCGTCCGAGGTCGAGCTGGAAGCGGGCGTCCAGCTCCTCGACGCCAACGGGCTGATGAATGCGAACGGGAGCACGCGGGTCGTGAAGGTCCCGCCCTATTCTCTCTACCAGCTCAACGATATTTTCGGAGCCGAGTTTGCTTCGATCATGCCTCCCGGGCCAGGCCCGTACCGCCTCAACATGTTCGTCAACCTCGGCAACGGCGCGCGCATCCTCGGTTACGCCACGGTGACGGACAAGCGGACCGGAGACCCTTACCTGATCCCTGCCCAGGCCATGAGGCCGTGACGCGGGCGCTCCTCGTCGACCTCGGAAAGGTCCTCGTCGGCTTCGACCACCAGGTGACGTGCAACCGGCTGGCGGAGGTGACCGGCGCATCCGCCGGCCGCCTCCGTTCCGTTCTCTTCGGCGACCTCGAAACCGCATTCGACCGGGGCCGCCTCCGTGCGACCGAGTTCTTCCGCGCCTGCGAAAGGGAGGCGGGCCTTGGCCGCCTCTCCGACGACGTGTGGACGTGGGCCTGGCGGGACATCTTCCATCCCCTCCCGGACGCGATCGCAGCGCTGGCGCGCGTGCGGCCCGGCATTCGGCGCGTCCTCGTTTCGAACACGAACGCGCTTCACTGGGAAGGTGTCCTCGGGGTCTTCGACCCCCGCGAGCTCGTCGACGCGCTCGTCCTCTCGTTCCGCGTCGGCGCCGTGAAGCCGGAGCCTCAGTTCTGGGACGCCGCCCTCGCGGCAGCGGAGTGCGCACCCGGGGAGTGCCTCTACGCCGACGATCGTCCGGAGCTCGTGGCCGCGGCGTCCGCCCGGGGGATACCCGGTTTCGTCGTCCGGGAGGGCGGTTCGTTCGCCGCGGAGCTCGACAGGCGCGGGCTCCTCTCGGGCGCCGTCGACCCCGCGGGGAATTCCGAGGCTGCTCGAACCGTTCGGATATCCTGACCATGGGGAGCATTCAGATGCCGCGATTCCGATCTCTCGCCACCGCCTTGATCGTCCTGCTGCCGTTGGTGGCCTGCTCCCGTCCCGAGGGGAGGGCGGAGACGTCCAGCCCGTCAGGATCGGGCGTGGCGTTCGCCACGGGCACCTTCGACGAGGCGCTCGAGCGCGCCCGGGCCGAGAAGAAGCTCCTTCTCGTCGACGTCTACACGGACTGGTGCGGCTGGTGCAAGAAGCTCGACCGGGAGGTCTTCGCCGACCCGAGAGTGGCCGAGGCGTCCAGGAGCCTCGTTGCCATACGCGTCAACGCGGAGAAGGGCGGCGAGAGCGTCGCCCGGCGGTTCGACGTCCAGGGCTACCCGACGGTCCTCTTCGTCGACGGCTCCGGAAACGTCGTGAAACGCGTCGACGGATACGTCGGCACCGCCGAGATGCTGAAGATCCTCGGCGCGCTCCCGAAGGTCTGACGACGTCGCCTCATTCCGAGCAGGATCGCCTCGCGCGGGGGCTCGCGGCACTCCGCGAGGGTCGCTATTTCGATGCTCACGAGGAATGGGAGAAGGTCTGGCAGCGGGCGTCCGGCGCAGAGCGACGCTGTCTCCAGGGGCTGATCCAGCTCGCGGCCGCCGGGGTCCACCTGCGCAAGGGCCGTACGGGTCCGGCGGCCCGCCTTCTCGACCTGGCGATCGCCAAGCTCCAGGACACGCCCGAGGATTTTCTCGGGATTCCCGCCGGGGCGCTCCTGACCCGGGCCCGGACGCTGAGGTCCGGCCTGGCCGCGGGCACGATACCGGCCGAGTCCGTAAGCCTCTTCAGCCCTCCGCTGCCTCGACGAACGGCGTGAGCGGCGCCGGAAAGACGCCCGCGCCCCTCTCTCCGACCTCGGCGAGCAGGCGTCCGTCGGGAAGCCGGTCGCGAGCGCCAAGAGTCCCGGCCCGTCCGACACCGAGGGCCCCCAGCTCTCCGGCGAGAATCCCGCAGAGCGCGAGCGATGGCGCCCGGCCTTCGATCACGGCCCGAATGGCCCGCGCGTAGGCCTGAGCGATCCGCGCCGGGCTCCGGGCCTCGCCCCACGTCCGGGCCGCGGCAGACCGCACCGTCCGCAGGGCGTCGTCCGAGCCGAGGGCGTCGAGGGCCAGCGCGATCGCCTCGGGCTCCCCCTCCCCGACCGGGATCTTCGACGCGAAACCGTCCGGGAGCTCCCGGAACCAGCCGACGTCGCTGACGACGACGGGCAGGCCGCACCCCGCGAGGCGGCAGACGGCTCCCGATGTCTCGCCCACGGTGGGAAAACGGAGGTTCACAGCGACGTCCGCGGCCCGCGCGAGGCGCCAGAAGTCGTGATCGGAGAGGTATCCGGTGAAGCGGACGTCCTCATCGAGCCCTCGCTCGCGAACGGCCTGGACGAGCGGATCGTCGGCGGCAACGGCGCCCCCCACCACGACGAAGGGTCGCCGCCCGGGAGGAAGGAGCGCCAGCCCCTCGAGGAGCTTCCCGATCCTCTTGGCCGGCGTCACGATACCGAGCGTCGCGGCGATGACGCGGTCCCTCGGGAGGCCGAGGCCGATCCGGGCCTCGTCGCGCCCGTGCGCAGGAGCCGGCGCCACGAGGTGCGGAATCTCGAAGGAGGGGACCCGAGGCCGTTCCCTCAGGAGCGCGCCGCGGACGAGGCGCGAGTGGACGATCACGGCGGAAGCGTCGCCCACGGCGCCGAGCGACATGGGCCATCCCCACGGCGCGAGATCCCAGACGGGAACGCGCTCCCCCCTCCTGGCCCTGTCGCCGAGGGTCCGCCCCCGCGCGCCGTGCGAACGTTCCAGCTCCCGCGCGTACTCGTCGACAGCGCCCCGGTCGAGGTATCCCGCCGCGAAGAGGTGGTGGAGGGAGAAGTCGTGGAGGACGAGGAGAGACGGTACACGCCGGGCGTTCTCCCGGAGCGCTTCGAGGGACGGCAGGTGGAGCGGGTCGTTCCCGACCTGGAGGAGAACGGCCCGGTGGCCACCGGCGAAGGCGTCCTTCGCCTTCGCCGGTGGGTAGGTGACGAGCTCCACCTCGCCAGCGAGCGCGGCGAGAAGGTCGGCCGAGTAGTCGGCGATTCCGGAGCGGACGGGGGGAAGTGGGCTGACGAAGCCGAGTGTCGCAGCGGTCACGCCAGGCCGCCCGCGCGAAGGAGAGCCGACACGACCGCGTCCCACGTCATGCCGCGGATCGACTCGAAGCCGCGCTCCCCCATTCCGCGCGCCACGGCCGGCGCGGCGAGGAGCTGGGCCGCCGCGGCACCCACGGCCCCGCCGTCGGGCGGCGTGACGCGTCCGGTCTCCCCGTCGATGACGAACTCGAGCGGGCCGCCCGAGTCCGTGCAGGTCACGACCGGCTTCTTCGACAGGAACGCCTCGAGGGCGATGTAGCCGTAGTCCTCGTCGGCCGGGGTGAAGAGGACCGCGCCACACCCCGCGTAGAGCGCGAGGAGGTCGTCGTCGGACACCGCGCCGCGGAAGTCGACGTTCGCCCCCGTCCGCGCCGCCACCTTCCGGAGCCGCTCCTCGTCGGGTCCGGACCCGGCGATGACGAGCGGGAAGCCGCCCGCCGCCGCCCCCTCGATGGCGAGGTCCATCCTCTTCCACGGGTCCAGCCGTCCGACGACGAGGCCGAACGGGCCGGGACCGTCGTCGCGGTAGCGGCCCGCGAGCGGTGGCGGGTGGTAGAGCGCCTCCGCCTCGATCCCGTTGAAGCGCATCAGCCGGTCGGCCGTGTTCCGCGCGTTCGTGAAGATCTTCCTCGCTTCGCCCAGTCCTGTGGCGTCGGCCTCGGCGACCAGCTCGCGCCAGCGCGTGTCCTCGGGGCTCGCGGTGAAGTCGCTCTGCTGGGTCCCGAAGCGGTCGTAGGCCTGGCGGAACTGGTGGATGAGCCAGACGACCTTGTTCGGGTGGCGGACGAGGTACGACGGGAACTTCATCGGGATGACGAGGTCGACCTTCGTCCCGTCGGCCTCCGTCACGTCGACGAGCCGCCACGCCGCCGCCGAGAGGAGGATCTCCTCCCGCGGGTACCACTTGAATGGCAGCTGGACGAGGTCGGCCCGGTGTCCGCGGGCCTTCAGCTCGCGCAGGAGCCCGGCGGCGTGACGTTCGGCGCCTCCGGACGCGAACGGCACCTGGGCCGTGCAGACGAGGATGTTCGCCACTACTTCACGCCCGTGACCGCGACGTCCTGCGGGGCGAAGACGAGCCGCGCGAGCGCCGCCACGAGCGGGTCGGACGCCTCGGTCCCCCCGCCGGTCACCTCGCGGGGCACCGGCGAGCGGTAGGCGATCGTGACCTCGCGCAGGCCGCACGCCTCCATCAGCCGGCCGAGCGACGGCCCCGGAACGGGCCGAACGTGCGTCAGGTCCATCCAGAACCACTTCATGGCGTAGACCGACTCGGCGTTGACCGTTTCGAGAAGGAGGCGTCCTCCCGGGGCGAGGCGCGAGACGGCGAGCTCCACGAGCGGCAGGAGGGCGTCGGCCGGAAGGTGCTCGACGACCTGGTAGGCCGTGACGCCGCCCAGCGAGCCCTCGGGTTGTTCGCGGAGCCAGGAAAAGAGATCGGCGTCGTCCACCGCGAGCCTCTTCTCGCGGCACCGGGCGACCATCACCGGGTTCGTGTCGCAGCCACGGCCCGCCAGGCCCCGGGCCGCGAGCGCCTCGAGGAACTCGCCCCGCCCGCAGCCCAGGTCGGCAATCGGGTGCTTCGCCCCGAGGAAGAGGGAGACGTCGCCCTCCTGGCGCGCGCGAATCTCGTCTTCCGCTCCGCGGAACGTCCGCTCGAAGTCGGCGTAGAGGCCGGCCGAAAGAGGGTCGGCCGCCGACCGTGTCTCCGGCACCCCGGACGCCCCGCCGTCCGCCGGGGCCGCGAGAGAGCCCCCGGACCGCAGCTCGGTGCGCAGCGTGGTCCACTCCAGCCGCGCCCCTCGAAGCTCCTCCGTCGCGCGCCCGAGGTCGAGACGGAGCGTCTCGAGCCGTTCCTCGGCGGACGACAGTCGCGTCGATGACTCCTCGAGCCGGGACCCCGCGGAGTCCGACCGGCTCTCGAGAAGATCGAGCCTCTTCTGGCTCCCGGAATGCTCGACACCGAGGCGCTCGACGGCGCCGTCCACTCTCCTCGTCTCTTCGGCGAGCGAGGCCCGCAGCTCGATATCCCTCTCGTCGAGGGCCGACAGGAGCGCGAGGCGCACCTCCTCGAGCCGTGCCCGCTGCGCCTCGGCCTCGTCCTTCAGGCCGAGGTGCTTCGCCTCGACCTCGTCCCCCAGCTCGCGGTGCCTCGCCCGGTGCTCCGAGGAGAGGTCCACGAAGGCCGCCTCGATCTCGAGGAGAGAGGTCCGGAGCGCCTCGTGGACCGCCGAGTTGAAGACTCCCTGGTCTCGCGTGACGATCCGAAGGGCGCGCAGGGCGAGCTCCTTCAGGCTGCGGAATCGGGCGTCGGCCGGCAGGGACGGCTGGACGAACCGCGAGGCATTTTCGAGGATGGTCCGCGGGCCGGCGAGGCTCGGGGCGCCACCCGATCCGGCGCGAGGCCGCGAGCGAGTTGAGGCGGGTGAGTTCGGCTCGGGGGTCGCGAGCGCTGCGAGCTGCGCGGCGAGCTCGCGCGCGAGGCCCGCCGCGTCGCCGCGTCGGTCGTTCGTCATCAGCCTTATATTACGGCCCGCACATGACCCGCGACGCCTTCCGCCTCCTCCTGCCCGCCTTCGTCCTTCTCGGCCTCGCTTCCGGCCTCAGCTCGTGCGACTCGTCGCGATCCCCGGCGGCGGAGGTGAAGTCCCCGGCGGCGCCCGCCGCGGAGGGCGCGCCGGCCCGGCGGACGAGCCCGTACGAGGGAACGCTCACCGCCGTCCACTGGCCCGGCGAGAAGCACCTCGCGAACGTCCGCCAGCTGACGTTCGCGGGCGAGAACGCCGAGGCGTACTGGTCGGGGGACGGGAAGAGGCTGATCTTCCAGTCGACCCGTCCGCCCCACCGCTGCGACCAGATCTTCGTCGTCGACGTCGAGTCACCGGGCGAGCCGCGCCTCGTCTCGACCGGGAAGGGACGGACGACCTGCGCCTACTTCTTTCCGGGCGGCGAGCGGATCCTCTACGCCTCGACCCACCTCGGCGGGCGCGAGTGTCCGCCACCGCCCGACATGTCCCAGGGTTACGCCTGGGGGCTCTATCCCGACTACGACATCTTCAGTGCGAGGCCCGACGGAACCGACCTGCGCCGGCTCACGGCGACTCCGGGGTACGACGCGGAGGCCACCATTTCCAGGGACGGGCGGAGGATCGTCTTCACCTCGGCGCGCGACGGCGACCTCGAGCTCTACTCGATGAACGCCGATGGCGGCGACGTGAAGCGGCTCACACGCACTCCCGGCTACGATGGCGGGGCGTTCTACAGCGACGACGGGGAGTGGATCGTCTACCGCGCCTCGCGCCCCGAGACGCCGAAGGCCGTCGAGGATTTCAAGTCGCTCCTGAGCCGCCACCTCGTCAAGCCCAGCCGCCTCGAGATCCGCGTCATGCGCTCCGACGGCTCCGGTGACCGGCAGGTGACCAGCAGCGGCGTCGCGAGCTTCGCGCCCTACTTCTTTCCCGGAAGCCACGAGAGGCTCCTCTACGTTTCGAACCTCGCCGACCCGAACGGTCGCGACTTCGACATCTTCGCCGTGGACGTGGACGGGACCGACCTCGAGAGGATCACGTACAACCCGACGTTCGACGGGTTCCCGATGTTCTCGCCCGACGGAAAGCGGATCGCGTTCTGCTCCAACCGCCACAACGGAAGGCCGAACGAGACGAACGTCTTCGTGGCCGACTGGATTCCCTGAGGTCAGGAAGCGACGGTCCCTCCCTCGGACAACGAGCCGTGGCGAACGGTCTCGCGGAGGATCCGCAGGAGCGTCAGGCCGACGGCCAGGACCATCGGGCCGATGAAGAGGCCGAGGATGCCGAACGCGCCGAGGCCGCCGAAGACGCCCAGGAACACGACGAGGGTCGAGAGCTCGCTCGAACCGCTGATCAGGAGCGGCTTCAGGACGTTGTCGGCCATCGAGACGATGACGATGCCCCAGATCGCGAGGAAGATCGCCATGCCGGGGCGCCCCTGGAGCCAGCAGACGATCGCTCCCGGCGCCCACACCAGGGCCGTTCCACCCATCGGCAGCAGGGAGAGGACGGCCATCGCCGCGCCAGCCAGGAAGGGCGACGGCAGGCCGGCGATCGCCCAGCCGATCCCCCCGGCCACCCCCTGGATCAGCGCGGTGAGCAGCGAACCCCGGAAGATCGACTGGAGCATTCCCCTGAGGGACCCCAGGAGCGCCACCCGGCGCTCCTCCTCGAGCGGAACCAGGTCGAGGATCGCCCGCACCATCTCCCGGCCGTCGCGGAAGAGGAAGAACAGGAGGAAGAGGGTCACGAGGAAGGTCAGGACCGCGTCGAACAGTCCCATCACGATTCCGCCCGAGAACTTCGCGAGGAGGCCGGAAAGACCGGACGCGAGCTCGCCCGCCTTCGCCACCATCTCGGCCGTCGTGAAGCCGGACCGCGTTTCCATCCAGGTGAGGGCGTCTCGCACGGCCGGGATCCGGAGCAGGTCGTCCGGCCCGGACACCTGCCTCGCGGTGAGCGCAGCCGAAGCGCGCCCGACGACGCCGATCGCCTCGTTCACGAGGACGCTCACGAGCAGGACCGCGGGGAGGATGACGAGCAGGCCGATGGCGAGGGTCAGGAGAATCGCCGCGAGGCCCCGGCGGCTCGGCATCTTTCTCTCCAGGAATCGCCACGGACCCGAGAAGGCGACCGCGAGAACGATCGCCCACGCGGAGGCCGTGCCGAACGGCGCGAGGGTCCTCGCGGCGAGCACGCCGATCCCGAACGCGACCAGCAGGAAGGCAGCGATCGGGTAGATGCGCGACGGGATGCTGTAGGACATGACGACTCCTCGGTCGGGGACCGCCGGAGATGATAGCGGTCCCGTTGCTAGACTCGCGACGATGCCCGGCTTCCGTTCCCGGCGGACGGGGCCCCGGTTCCCTCCGGCGCCCCTCCCGGACGATCCCGTAGACCTCTCGCGCCGCGCGGTCCGAGCCGCGCTCGACCAGGGCTTCGTCGCGGCGGGGGTCGTCACGGGACCCGTCGCGCGGGCGTGGGACGGCTTCCGGGCTTTCCTCGACGGCGGCCTGCACGGCGAGATGCAGTACCTGGAGAGGGACGCGGAGGCGCGGCGCAGCCTCGAATCGATCCTCCCGTTCGCGAAGGCCGCGATCTGCGTCGCCCGCGAGGTGCCCCCCGGGGGAGCCGGGAACGTCGCGCGCTACGCGCGCGGCGAGGACTACCACGGCGCCGTCCGGCGCGAGCTGAAAGCCGTCGTCGCATCGCTCCGGCGAGCGGCTCCGGCCGGGGCGCACTTTCGCGTCTGCGTCGACACGGCGCCCGTCCTGGAGCGGGAGTGGGCCGTGGGCGCCGGCCTCGGCTTCGTCGGAAAGAACGGCATGCTCATCGTCCCGGGCGTCGGCTCTCACGTCGTTCTCGGGGAGGTCCTGACCGACCTCGCCCTCGCGCCG is drawn from Holophagales bacterium and contains these coding sequences:
- the queG gene encoding tRNA epoxyqueuosine(34) reductase QueG yields the protein MPGFRSRRTGPRFPPAPLPDDPVDLSRRAVRAALDQGFVAAGVVTGPVARAWDGFRAFLDGGLHGEMQYLERDAEARRSLESILPFAKAAICVAREVPPGGAGNVARYARGEDYHGAVRRELKAVVASLRRAAPAGAHFRVCVDTAPVLEREWAVGAGLGFVGKNGMLIVPGVGSHVVLGEVLTDLALAPTASVVDGTWEKCGGCTACLDSCPTSAILAPRVVDARRCLSYLTIEKRSTFTPEEESWLEGRLFGCDDCQDVCPYNSGPRWREDVLEPPASLDPVELTSLDGPAFEARFARSAVRRATPDGLRRNARAALARTAG